The Candidatus Cloacimonadota bacterium genome contains the following window.
ATGTGCAGGAAAATCAAAAACTCTGGAAACAGTTATGGAAAAACTGGACTTCAGATATAAAATGCCGGAAGGACAAACTCTCAAATATAGAACAATTGATAATTTCACGCAATCCATGGAGATCATGGGACAGAATATGCTGACTGAAATAAAAAAGGATTATGTCTATTCTGTGAATTCCAAAGGACAAAAAGAAAACAATTTCCAGCTTGAATTTATCATAGATTCAATCTCTATGAATGTTTCCAGTTCGATGGGAAATATGACTCCGGATTTGAGCGAAGTGGCAGGAAAAAGTTTTGAAATGACTCTCTCATCTTTAGGAAAAGAACTTGAATTTAAAGGTCTGGATAAGATCAAATATACTCTGGGATCTGAAGGAGAACGCAGCATTTCTTCCGATTTCCAATCCGTATTTCCCACCCTGTCAGGAAAATATATTGCAACCGGAGATAGTTGGACAACATTAGATACGATCAAGGTTAATGAAGGTGGAATGGATATGCAGATCGTGATCACCGGTGAAAATACTCTCGATGGTTTTGAACAGATGAATGGACACGATTGTGCCAGGATCGAAGTGGATTATACAGGAGTTTTAAACAGCAAAGGTGAACAGCAGGGAATGGAATTTACCACTACCGGAAAGATGAAAGGAAAAGAAACCTGGTATTTTGACTATAATAACGGTATCTTTGTGAAATTGATCTCCAAAGGTAATGGAACCGGAACCGTTGTCAGCTCCGGTCCGCAGGAAATGAAAATCCCTTTGACGCAGGAGATGGAAATAGAGACGGTGTTAGTGGAATGAAAAAGAATATTTCAATCCTGATTTATTAAGTTGTTAGAAAAAAGTATCAGGAATAAAGATGCAGAAAGATCAAAATACTTATAAAACCGGTTTCGCCTATAATGAGCGTTTCCTCGATCATGTAATCGAATGGGAACATCCGGAATCTCCGGAAAGACTGAAAGCAATTCTGCAGAAATTGAAAGAAGAAAATCTATACGATAAATTGGAAAAAATCTTTCCGATAGAAAATCCATTACCACATATCAGAAAAGTTCATACTGAAGAACATGTTCGCTCTATTCAACAATTAGAACCAACCGGAGAAATCGCTGAACTAGTTGTTGCTCATATTCTGGGAGCTGTGAAATCTGTTGTTGATGGAATTGTACGGAATGCTTTTTGTGCGGTTCGTCCTCCTGGACATCATATTCATAATGAAGGCAGGGAAGAAGGATTCTGTTATTTCAGTAATGTCACAATCGCTGCTCGATATGCCCAACAGGTTCTCGGTTTGCAGAAGGTCCTGATCATAGATTGGGATTATCATCACGGTAATGGAACGCAGGATTTTACAATCAATGATCCGAATATAATGTTCTTTTCCACACATAATCTTTATGATTATCCTTTGAGCGGATTTCCGGAAATAACCGGATTCGGGGAAGCAAAAGGAACGAATTTCAATGTTCCCATGCATTATGGAGCAACAGATGAGGATATACTCAAAGTTTACGATGAAATATTAGTTCCTAATGCTGAAATTTTCCAACCTGATCTGATCCTTATTTCTGCTGGTTTTGACAGCAGGAAAGATGATCTTCTCGGTTGTTTTAAGATCACGGATGATGGTTTTATCAAGTTAACGAAAATGGTGATGGAAATCGCTCATGAATTTTGTGATGATAGAATTGTTTCAGTTCTCGAAGGTGGATATAACCTGGAAGGTCTGGCAAAAGCTGTTTGTTGTCATATCAGGACTCTGATGTCGGATTATTAAAAACATCGGAATGTTCAACTCGTTGATCTTCCGATTGTTTGAAGATCTTCAACATTCCGAAGAACTTCGTACATTCGGAAGTTTTAAGTTTTCTAATTGGAAAGAGAGAAAAAAATCGAAACATTAGAAAAAGTATATTATAAAGATTTCGGATCAGTTCATTTTGTAAGAAGTTATCGAGCAAAACGGGTTAGAATAACTTTTAGTTCCGGTTCGTCTAAAGAAATTAGAGTGATAGTTCCGAGAGGAGTTTCTTTAAAATCTGTTAAAGAGTTCGTTTTATCCAAACAGGATTTGATCCTGAAAAAAGTT
Protein-coding sequences here:
- a CDS encoding histone deacetylase; the protein is MQKDQNTYKTGFAYNERFLDHVIEWEHPESPERLKAILQKLKEENLYDKLEKIFPIENPLPHIRKVHTEEHVRSIQQLEPTGEIAELVVAHILGAVKSVVDGIVRNAFCAVRPPGHHIHNEGREEGFCYFSNVTIAARYAQQVLGLQKVLIIDWDYHHGNGTQDFTINDPNIMFFSTHNLYDYPLSGFPEITGFGEAKGTNFNVPMHYGATDEDILKVYDEILVPNAEIFQPDLILISAGFDSRKDDLLGCFKITDDGFIKLTKMVMEIAHEFCDDRIVSVLEGGYNLEGLAKAVCCHIRTLMSDY